The Montipora capricornis isolate CH-2021 chromosome 6, ASM3666992v2, whole genome shotgun sequence genome has a window encoding:
- the LOC138052489 gene encoding dnaJ homolog subfamily B member 13-like, with protein sequence MGQDYYAVLGLTKSVNDADIKKAYRKLSLKFHPDKSQEPGADLRFKQVAEAYDILSDPKKRAIYDQFGEEGLKGGVPEKDGWTSGYTFHGDAGRVFTEFFGGENPFAELFDSYDPEVGFGGIHGRGRRKQDPPIERELYLTLEEVFKGCVKKMKISRRVMNEDGHTSSIRDKILTINVRQGWRAGTKITFPKEGDQGPNNIPADIVFIVKDKPHPIFKRDDDDLIYTATVPLGKALTGCVVDVPTLDGRLISIPINDIVKPGYQKIVPSEGMPTSKDPNTKGNLVIQFNIEFPSQLNPEQKRLLKEALLYPAL encoded by the exons ATGGGGCAAGATTACTACGCAGTTTTGGGCCTCACAAAAAGTGTAAATGATGCAGACATCAAAAAAGC CTATCGTAAGTTGTCGTTGAAATTTCACCCTGACAAGAGCCAAGAGCCGGGAGCTGATTTGAGATTCAAGCAAGTCGCAGAAGCATATGATATACTGAGTGATC CCAAAAAGAGAGCAATTTATGACCAGTTTGGTGAAGAAGGGCTAAAAGGTGGAGTTCCAGAAAAAG ATGGTTGGACATCTGGTTACACATTTCATGGAGATGCGGGCAGAGTATTTACGGAATTTTTTGGTGGTGAGAATCCTTTTGCAG AATTATTTGATTCATATGATCCAGAAGTTGGGTTTGGAGGGATTCATGGGCGTGGCCGCAGAAAGCAAGATCCACCCATTGAGAGAGAACTTTACCTAACCCTAGAGGAGGTGTTCAAAGGAtgtgtgaagaaaatgaaaatttcaagaAGG GTGATGAATGAAGATGGACACACTTCAAGCATACGCGACAAGATTTTAACTATCAATGTCAGACAGGGGTGGAGAGCTGGAACAAAAATTACCTTCCCAAAGGAGGGTGACCAGGGTCCCAACAATATTCCAG cTGACATTGTGTTTATTGTGAAAGACAAACCTCACCCAATTTTCAAACGTGATGATGACGACCTCATTTATACTGCTACTGTTCCCCTTGGCAAG GCTCTAACTGGGTGTGTTGTGGATGTACCCACACTAGATGGGCGACTTATTAGCATTCCCATCAATGATATTGTCAA ACCTGGGTATCAAAAAATAGTTCCCAGTGAAGGAATGCCTACCTCCAAGGACCCAAACACAAAGGGGAACCTCGTTATCCAATTTAATATTGAATTCCCATCTCAACTCAACCCAGAGCAGAAGAGACTGTTGAAAGAGGCACTCCTTTATCCAGCATTGTGA